The genomic window TCCTCTGGGACGTGGGCAGCGACTACGCCCAGGGCCTCCGCGAGTTCTTCATGAAGTACTACGAACAGTACGGCGGCAAGGTCGTGGCTGACCTGGGGTTCCGCGCCGGCACCGACGTGGACTTCAGGGCTCAGCTTACCACCATTCGTGACAGCAAGGCCGAAGTCCTTGTCCTGCCCAACATGGGCAAGGAGATGGCCCTGATCATGAAGCAGGCCCGGGAACTGGGCATGAAGGATATCATCTTCGTAGGCGGCGACGGCTACGGCGAGTTCATGTGGGAGATCGCCGGAGACGCCATGGAGGGCAGCTACTGGATTAACCACGTGGCTCCCGAGGACCCGGCGATGGCCGATTTCTTCGTCGACTACAGGAAGACCTACAACGACGAGTGCAAGGAGTTCACCAACGGGATCCTGGCCTACGACGCGATCTACTGGCTCGCCGACGCCATCGAGAGGGCCGGCAAGGCCGACAGCACCGCCATCAAGGACGCCCTGGAGAGCACCGTGAACGTCCAGCTCCACCACGCCGTCATGTCTATCGACCCGGCGACCCACAACCCGATGAACAAGACGGGCGTTGTCCTCATCGCGAAGGACGGCAGGGGCCAGTTATTCACAAAGATCCAGCCTGAATAGCGCCACTTTTCTTTTCTCGCAGTCACCAGCAACGGGGCGGGCGCGGGATCCGCGTCCGCCCCGCACTTGCAGGACACAAGGACGGTGAACCCCTTTTGGAAACCCTTCTCCAGCAGGTGATCAATGGATTTTCCCTCG from Thermovirga sp. includes these protein-coding regions:
- a CDS encoding ABC transporter substrate-binding protein, with product KLELLVYDFRTRPEDAVNAFRRMAENDKVVAVIGANGSGINIATAPLADKYKVPQIGTVSTNLLVTVDEKGVLHPYMFRICFTDPYQGQLIAAFSAQELKKMTAAVLWDVGSDYAQGLREFFMKYYEQYGGKVVADLGFRAGTDVDFRAQLTTIRDSKAEVLVLPNMGKEMALIMKQARELGMKDIIFVGGDGYGEFMWEIAGDAMEGSYWINHVAPEDPAMADFFVDYRKTYNDECKEFTNGILAYDAIYWLADAIERAGKADSTAIKDALESTVNVQLHHAVMSIDPATHNPMNKTGVVLIAKDGRGQLFTKIQPE